A region of Rhodospirillales bacterium DNA encodes the following proteins:
- a CDS encoding Mov34/MPN/PAD-1 family protein, translated as MKVEQTPEVERRIRLALRKAGRREIGGMLMAEQLSLDHFRIVDFSVDGFSGSHTHFRRDPQIHRATLDDFFERTGRDYERFNYLGEWHSHPSFSVRPSAEDVATMTDIVQSPGSPITFAMLLIVRLRWRYWLDYSLIAFVAARDSVELRLTKSSARSAPGGRQAHS; from the coding sequence ATGAAGGTCGAACAGACACCGGAGGTTGAACGGCGCATTCGACTAGCTCTTCGCAAGGCCGGCCGTCGTGAGATCGGCGGCATGCTTATGGCCGAACAATTGTCTCTCGACCATTTTCGCATTGTCGACTTCTCAGTCGATGGCTTTTCCGGCTCGCACACGCACTTCCGCCGAGACCCGCAGATTCATCGAGCGACGCTCGATGATTTCTTCGAGCGCACCGGTCGGGACTACGAGCGCTTCAACTATCTTGGCGAATGGCACTCTCACCCTTCGTTCTCCGTGAGGCCGAGTGCCGAAGACGTCGCCACCATGACGGACATTGTCCAATCGCCTGGGTCGCCCATTACCTTTGCAATGCTGCTAATCGTACGTCTCCGGTGGCGATATTGGCTGGACTACTCACTGATTGCCTTTGTGGCCGCTCGGGACAGCGTTGAGCTGCGATTGACTAAGTCGTCTGCCCGCTCGGCTCCCGGCGGGCG